The Kitasatospora sp. NBC_00374 genome has a segment encoding these proteins:
- the rph gene encoding rifamycin-inactivating phosphotransferase codes for MTEQYTRDLQEVDQTQVAIVGGKGAHLGELSRIEGIRVPAGFCVTTDAFRRIMVEAPSIDDQLDRLSRLNPDDRQAIRALSAEIRRTIEGIAVPGDLAAAVTDALARLGEQAACAVRSSATAEDLPMASFAGQQDTYLNVVGPAAILRHVSRCWASLFTERAVTYRQRNGIDHRTVQMAVVVQRMVFPHAAGILFTADPVTGNRQVAAVDAGFGLGEALVSGLVNPDVFKVRNSEVIAKAIATKLRAVHALPAGGTQEVAIDLQRQEQPALTDAQVVRLVQLGRRIEAHFGHPQDIEWCLVDDDFRIVQSRPITTLFPIPRAGDQENHVYVSVGHQQMMTDPMKPLGLSMWQLTAMVPMHEAGGRLFVDVTGRLASPASRAGLLDLVGRGDPLVRDALETVLDRDDFVPSLPDAGPAGHGGPPAGGAPAPIETDPAIVTELIARSRASLAALRRDIRTKTGPALFDFLLGAFEEHKRVLSDPLNMQAIMAGMEATWWLNDTLQEWLGEKSAADTLTLSAPDNVTSEMGLALLDVADVIRPHPEVVAFLQGVQDEGFLDELAKLPGGTEARDAVEAYLDRYGMRCVGEIDITRPRWRERPSTLVPVILDNVRLFAPGAAERRFEHGLQEAQRKERDVLSRLRALPDGERKADETKRMIDRVRTFIGYREYPKYNIVSRYFVYKQSLLEEAERLVQADVLHEPEDVFYLTFQEFHDVVRTKQVDGRLIQGRKEAFRSYEALTPPRVLTSDGEAVAGAYRRDDVPAGALIGLPVSAGTIEGRARVILDMAQADLEAGDILVTAHTDPSWSPLFVAIAGLVTEVGGLMTHGAVIAREYGLPTVVGVDQATRLIRDGQRIRVHGTDGYVEILH; via the coding sequence ATGACCGAGCAGTACACGCGCGATCTTCAAGAGGTCGACCAGACGCAGGTCGCGATCGTCGGCGGCAAGGGCGCGCACCTGGGCGAGCTGTCCCGGATCGAAGGCATCCGCGTGCCGGCCGGCTTCTGCGTGACGACAGACGCCTTCCGGCGGATCATGGTGGAGGCGCCGTCGATCGACGATCAGCTCGATCGGCTGTCCCGCCTGAACCCGGACGACCGGCAGGCGATCCGCGCGCTCAGCGCGGAGATCCGCCGGACCATCGAGGGGATCGCCGTCCCGGGCGATCTCGCGGCGGCGGTCACCGACGCGCTCGCCCGGCTCGGCGAGCAGGCCGCCTGCGCCGTCCGGTCCAGCGCGACGGCGGAGGACCTGCCGATGGCTTCCTTCGCCGGCCAGCAGGACACGTACCTGAACGTCGTGGGGCCGGCGGCGATCCTCCGGCACGTCAGCCGGTGCTGGGCCTCGCTGTTCACCGAGCGAGCCGTGACCTATCGCCAGCGTAACGGCATCGACCACCGCACGGTCCAGATGGCCGTGGTCGTGCAGCGGATGGTCTTCCCTCATGCGGCGGGCATCCTGTTCACGGCCGACCCCGTCACGGGCAACCGGCAGGTCGCCGCCGTGGACGCCGGCTTCGGCCTCGGCGAGGCTCTGGTCTCCGGTCTCGTGAACCCGGACGTCTTCAAGGTGCGCAACAGCGAAGTGATCGCCAAGGCGATCGCCACCAAACTGCGCGCCGTTCACGCCCTGCCGGCCGGCGGTACGCAGGAGGTGGCGATTGACCTGCAGCGGCAGGAGCAGCCAGCGCTGACTGACGCTCAGGTGGTGCGGCTGGTGCAGCTCGGGCGACGGATCGAGGCGCACTTCGGCCACCCGCAGGACATCGAATGGTGCCTGGTGGACGACGACTTCCGGATCGTCCAGAGCCGGCCGATCACTACGCTGTTCCCCATCCCCCGGGCCGGGGACCAGGAGAATCACGTCTACGTCTCCGTCGGCCATCAGCAGATGATGACCGACCCCATGAAGCCCCTTGGGCTGTCCATGTGGCAGCTGACGGCGATGGTGCCGATGCACGAGGCCGGCGGGAGGTTGTTCGTCGACGTCACCGGGCGCCTGGCCTCGCCCGCGAGCCGCGCCGGCCTGCTGGACCTCGTGGGGAGAGGGGATCCGCTGGTCAGGGACGCGCTGGAGACCGTCCTCGACCGCGACGACTTCGTTCCGTCGCTCCCGGACGCGGGTCCGGCAGGGCACGGGGGTCCGCCGGCCGGCGGCGCGCCCGCTCCGATCGAGACCGATCCGGCCATCGTCACCGAGCTGATCGCGCGCAGCCGGGCATCCCTTGCCGCCCTGCGGCGCGATATCCGGACGAAGACCGGGCCGGCGCTGTTCGACTTCCTGCTGGGCGCCTTCGAGGAGCACAAGCGAGTCCTCAGTGATCCGCTGAACATGCAGGCGATCATGGCGGGGATGGAGGCCACCTGGTGGCTCAACGACACACTGCAGGAGTGGCTGGGCGAGAAGAGCGCGGCCGACACGCTCACGCTGTCCGCCCCCGACAACGTCACGTCGGAAATGGGACTGGCGCTACTCGACGTCGCCGACGTGATCCGCCCGCATCCGGAGGTGGTGGCGTTCCTGCAGGGCGTCCAGGACGAGGGCTTCCTGGACGAGCTGGCGAAGCTCCCGGGCGGAACCGAGGCGCGCGACGCTGTCGAGGCCTACCTCGACCGGTACGGCATGCGCTGCGTCGGCGAGATCGACATCACGAGGCCGCGTTGGCGCGAGCGCCCCAGCACGCTCGTGCCCGTGATCCTCGACAACGTCAGGCTCTTCGCGCCGGGCGCAGCCGAACGGCGCTTCGAGCACGGGCTGCAGGAGGCGCAGAGGAAGGAACGTGACGTGCTGTCACGCTTGCGGGCCCTGCCGGACGGGGAGCGGAAAGCCGACGAGACCAAACGGATGATCGACCGGGTCCGGACCTTCATCGGGTACCGGGAGTACCCGAAGTACAACATCGTCAGCCGCTACTTCGTCTACAAGCAGTCCCTGCTGGAGGAGGCCGAGCGCCTCGTGCAGGCCGACGTTCTCCATGAGCCGGAGGACGTCTTCTACCTCACGTTCCAGGAGTTCCACGACGTCGTGCGCACCAAGCAGGTGGACGGCCGGCTCATCCAGGGGCGCAAGGAAGCGTTCCGGTCGTACGAGGCACTCACACCGCCCCGGGTACTCACCTCGGACGGCGAGGCCGTCGCCGGCGCGTACCGGCGCGACGACGTGCCGGCCGGCGCCCTGATCGGCCTACCGGTCTCCGCCGGGACCATCGAGGGAAGGGCTCGCGTCATCCTCGACATGGCGCAGGCCGATCTCGAAGCGGGCGACATCCTGGTCACGGCCCACACGGACCCCAGCTGGTCACCGCTGTTCGTCGCCATCGCGGGCCTGGTGACGGAGGTGGGCGGCTTGATGACCCATGGCGCGGTGATCGCACGGGAGTACGGCTTGCCGACCGTCGTGGGCGTGGACCAGGCCACCCGGCTGATCCGGGACGGGCAGCGGATCCGCGTGCACGGAACCGACGGGTATGTCGAGATCCTGCATTGA